In one window of Hymenobacter nivis DNA:
- a CDS encoding zinc metallopeptidase encodes MYFLVILLMLVSWGIQWRLRSKFKKYAQVGLQSGLTGAQIAELMLADHGITDVRIISTDGSLTDHYNPATKTVNLSEGVYAERSAAAAAVAAHECGHAVQHATAYSMLQFRSAMVPALSAVSRYMPWILLAGIFMLNRTVIPLGLGIALFSLTTLFSFVTLPVEFDASRRALAWMDKRGVVTVQEHAMAKDALWWAAMTYVVAAISSLATLLYYVMIFMRRR; translated from the coding sequence ATGTATTTCCTCGTAATTCTGTTGATGCTCGTGAGCTGGGGTATTCAGTGGCGCCTGCGTAGCAAGTTCAAAAAGTACGCCCAGGTGGGCCTGCAATCGGGCCTCACCGGGGCCCAGATTGCCGAGCTAATGCTGGCCGACCACGGCATTACCGACGTGCGCATTATCAGCACCGACGGTAGCCTTACCGACCACTACAACCCGGCCACCAAAACCGTGAACCTGAGCGAAGGCGTGTACGCCGAGCGCAGCGCCGCCGCCGCCGCCGTGGCCGCCCACGAGTGCGGCCACGCCGTGCAGCACGCCACGGCCTATTCGATGCTCCAGTTCCGCTCGGCCATGGTGCCGGCCCTCAGCGCCGTGTCGCGCTACATGCCCTGGATTTTGCTGGCCGGTATTTTCATGCTGAACCGCACCGTGATTCCGCTGGGCTTGGGCATCGCCCTTTTCTCGCTCACTACTTTGTTCTCGTTCGTGACGTTGCCCGTCGAGTTCGACGCCTCGCGCCGGGCCCTGGCCTGGATGGACAAGCGCGGCGTGGTGACCGTACAGGAGCACGCCATGGCCAAAGATGCCCTCTGGTGGGCCGCCATGACTTATGTGGTAGCCGCCATCAGCTCGCTGGCCACGCTGCTCTACTACGTGATGATTTTCATGCGCCGCCGCTAG
- a CDS encoding LuxR C-terminal-related transcriptional regulator yields MTASPPAVLLVAAPSLFRQGLLGLLRQRWPQLLLTLTADATQVAALVARRPFGALVLDGGSLPGPVLPRLLAQVRQVRPAQRLLVLADARPAAPLAGHAGPGPPLVLPRHVLPQALAAALAPWLADEAAPPATTRPARAPAVATAFSPRELEVLRLVVDDYCNQEIAGHLYLSVRTVESHRRALLQKSGARTLVGLVAWALRAGMVA; encoded by the coding sequence ATGACGGCTTCTCCTCCGGCGGTTCTGCTCGTGGCCGCGCCTAGTTTGTTCCGGCAGGGTCTGCTGGGGCTGTTGCGCCAGCGCTGGCCCCAGCTGCTGCTCACCCTCACCGCCGATGCCACCCAGGTGGCCGCGCTGGTGGCCCGCCGCCCCTTCGGCGCGCTGGTGCTCGACGGCGGCAGCCTGCCCGGGCCGGTGCTGCCCCGCCTGCTGGCCCAGGTGCGCCAAGTGCGCCCCGCCCAGCGCCTGCTAGTGCTGGCCGATGCCCGCCCAGCCGCCCCGCTCGCCGGGCACGCGGGGCCCGGCCCGCCGCTGGTGCTGCCCCGCCACGTGCTGCCCCAGGCCCTGGCCGCCGCCCTGGCCCCCTGGCTGGCTGACGAGGCCGCGCCGCCGGCTACCACGCGCCCGGCCCGGGCCCCCGCCGTGGCCACCGCCTTCAGCCCTCGCGAGCTGGAAGTGCTGCGCCTGGTAGTGGACGACTACTGCAACCAGGAAATTGCCGGCCACCTCTACCTGAGCGTGCGCACCGTGGAGAGCCACCGCCGCGCCCTGCTCCAGAAATCGGGGGCCCGCACGCTGGTAGGGCTGGTGGCCTGGGCCCTGCGCGCGGGCATGGTGGCCTGA
- a CDS encoding GDSL-type esterase/lipase family protein translates to MLAKKARAAALKSATDQVQQVLALRDQALQTRQAVLKKRASQTAGARLAARAAAPALTSTAQAFVAAYGGLPSAGILVAEGDSWFDYPGTDILKQLEDQHGFEVESVAHRGDPVEAMAYEGGQLQAFARTLENVLLRRGVLPRAILLSGGGNDVAGSDFHVLLNHAESTAPGLNQTIVRGLIEERLQAAYVNILDTVTQICVARMGQPLPILLHGYDYPVPDGRGFWGGWGPLPGPWLAPGFEQKGYHDLAQRKALARQLIDAFNVMLAEVVARPEYAHVQYVDLRGTLPTDGPYRTWWANELHPTPKGFGRVADRFAALLVPA, encoded by the coding sequence ATGCTAGCGAAAAAAGCGCGAGCCGCCGCCCTCAAAAGTGCTACCGATCAGGTCCAGCAGGTGCTGGCGCTTCGCGACCAGGCCCTGCAAACCCGGCAGGCCGTGCTGAAAAAGCGCGCCTCCCAAACAGCCGGTGCGCGCCTGGCAGCACGGGCCGCTGCCCCCGCGCTGACGTCCACAGCGCAGGCGTTCGTCGCCGCCTACGGGGGCCTGCCCAGCGCCGGCATCCTGGTGGCCGAGGGCGATTCGTGGTTCGACTACCCGGGAACCGACATTCTGAAGCAGCTCGAAGACCAGCACGGGTTCGAGGTCGAATCGGTGGCGCACCGGGGCGACCCCGTGGAGGCCATGGCCTACGAGGGCGGCCAGCTCCAGGCCTTCGCCCGCACCCTGGAAAACGTGCTGCTGCGGCGTGGGGTGCTGCCGCGGGCCATCCTGCTGTCGGGCGGGGGCAACGATGTGGCCGGCTCCGACTTCCACGTGCTACTAAACCACGCCGAATCGACGGCGCCGGGCCTGAACCAAACCATCGTCCGGGGCCTCATCGAAGAGCGGCTGCAAGCGGCCTACGTCAACATTCTGGATACCGTGACGCAGATCTGCGTGGCGCGCATGGGCCAGCCGCTGCCCATCCTGCTGCACGGCTACGACTACCCCGTGCCCGACGGCCGGGGCTTCTGGGGCGGCTGGGGCCCCTTGCCCGGCCCGTGGCTGGCCCCCGGCTTCGAGCAGAAGGGCTACCACGACTTGGCGCAGCGCAAAGCCCTGGCCCGGCAGCTCATCGACGCCTTCAATGTGATGCTGGCCGAAGTGGTGGCCCGGCCCGAGTACGCCCATGTGCAGTACGTGGACCTGCGCGGCACCCTGCCCACCGACGGGCCCTACCGCACCTGGTGGGCCAACGAGCTGCACCCCACCCCCAAAGGCTTCGGCCGCGTGGCCGACCGGTTTGCGGCGCTGCTGGTGCCGGCGTAG